ATCACATGTTCTACAATGAACACATGTTTTTAGAGTTAAGCCTGATGGCCTTCCCCATACAACTATATCGCCAAAAACTATAGGATTTTGGTTTGATGATATTGAGCTATCAGGGTTATTTATTGGTTTATCTGGTGAAAGCAAATATCTTATACTAGAGCCAGAATAGCTATGGTGATTGAGGGAATTATAATAATTATCCAAATAACTACCAGTTGTTACTTCTGTCGCTGTATTTTTTATTCCGTTTTTATTATAAGCCCCTATACCCTCACCATGGCTAACAATTGCATATACCGGCTCATTAGTTTCAACACTATACTTACCGTAGTTAGAATAATTTGTTGCGAGTGAATCGGTTGGAACAGCATTACCTAATATTTTAAGAGTATAGGCATGTGTTTGCATTGATAAATCATCTTTCAAATAGTAAATACATGTTTCACTTTTTGTAACAGCATTTGAAACTATGTAAGAATATCTATTGCCTTTAGAATCTATTGCACAATCATCACTTAGCCCAAGAGTTCTGCAAGGGACTACCCCCTTGAAAAACTCATGCACAAATGGTGCTGGAAATTTTCCATCGCCATAGGTTGTTAAGCTATCAACATCAAGCTTTTCTAAGCCCGAAACTGATTCGTTACAATATCCGCTTGTTGTATTCCTTGCCTCAGTTAAATAACTTGAGTTAGTAGAGGATAAATCAGTTCTCGCAGGACATGGAATATAGCCATTATTATCAGCAAAATTATTAATTGTAGTTCTTAATATACTAAGCTTCTTTACATCATTTGCTAATTGATCAGAATCTTTTTTTAACGCATAGTTAGTTATACCAACTGTAATTATAGAGGCAAAAATAGCCATGGTTAAAGCGGTTTCAAATAATGAGAAGCCAGCAATCTTATCAATCTGCTTCTTAAATATTTTGGCTATTTTTTTCAAAATCTTATTTTTTTATATATCTATAATTAATATCAAACCACATTTAACTCAAAATGCAATAATTTTAGTTAGACTAAAATTTTAATAGTATTTTTTATATGCTACAATGCTGATAAATCCTCTTTCAGACGCACTGATGAGCCGTAAATTTTTGAATCAGGATGTTTTTTGAGGCGGAATTGATTAATCGCCTGCTCAATATCATCGTGATTGATACCCAGTGAATGCATAATAAAACTGCCTATCATAAGGCTTGATTCAAAACTTTCTGCGATTGAAATATCAACACCTAAATTTTTTAATTCATTTGCCATCGCCCTATCTTTTGCCCTCGCAATGATGCGTAAATTTGGATATCTTCTTTTAATTTGGTTCGCAATTTGCAAAACTTCTGGCTGAATATCTGAAGTTAAAACCACTGCACTTGCTCTTTCAACACCAAGTTTTTCAAGATTTTCTAGTATATTACATTTGCCAAAATAAACTTGAAAACCATCTTTTCTGCCTTGATGAACATCTCTTGGATCATCATCAAGTGCAACAAATTTTATATCTTTATTTTTTAGAAGCTCTGCAGTTGTTCTGCCAATTTTATCAAACCCAACCAAAATAATATGATCTTTTATATCATTAATTTCATTTGAAATGTCTGAACTTTCATAGTGTAGTGGGTTTTTCATCTCAACCCTTCTTGCAACACCACTACCAAAATTAACAATAAGTGGCGTTATTGCCATTGAAACACTTATTGTTACAACAAAAATTTGCATTAAATCATCTGGCAGAAACCCTTTTTGATTAGCTATCGCAAAAAGAACAAAACCAAATTCACTAACTTGCGATAACATAAAGCCAGTTTTAACCGCACAACCATTTCTAAAACCAAATAATTTCGCAAGCGCGGTAATTATTGAGCTTTTTAGAATTATTGTAGAGCTAATTAAAAGGAATATTGTAAAAATATTTTCAATTAAAATTGAATAATCAATTTTCATACCGACCGTTATAAAAAACAGCCCAAGAAAAATACCTTTGAAAGGTTTAATATCCGTTTCAACTTGTGCTCTAAATTCAGTTTCCGCAATTAATAAACCTGCGATAAATGCACCGAAAGCAAGGGACATTCCATATTTTTCTGAGAATAATGCACTGCCCAAAACTATAAAAAACATTAATGCCACGAATAATTCTTGGCTTTTTAATGATGCTACAACCCTAAAAATAGGCCCGAAAAGTTTTTTACCTACAAGAACAATTATAACCATTACCACAAAACCCTGCACTAAAGCGAGGGCTAGAGAATTAACAATATTAGATTTCTCGTCTGCAAGCATTGGAATTACTATCAAAAGCGGAATGAAAGCTAAATCTTGCAGAATAAGTGTTGCTATTGAAAGCCTGCCGTGCTGAGTATTTTCTTCGCCTCGCTCTTTGAGAACTTGAAAAATCACTGGTGTTGAAGAAAGTGCAAAAACAAAACCTGTTACAAAAGCAATTTTGAAATCATTACTTATAAAATACGCAATGGCAGAAAATACAGAGCCACAAATCAAAACCTGAAGCCCACCAAAGCCAAAAACATGTTTTCGCATCGCAATAAGTCTCTCTAATGATAATTCCAGAGCGATTGCAAATAGCAAAAACACTACACCAAGCTCGGCTAAATGCTTAATTTGTTCAGTTTCTGTAATAACCTTAAACCCTTGTGGGCCAATAATTCCGCCAACCACCAGATATCCAAGCACTGGGCTAAGGTTCAATTTTTTGAACAACGCAACAATCCCAACCGATGCGGCAAGTAAAAGAACAATATCTGTAAGAAAATGAGCTCCTTGCATTCGTGAAATAGGATTAATTTTGAATTTTTGAAAAGATTAACTATTTATAACTGATAATGATTATTTATAAAGTCATCTTTTTCTATATATGAAAATTTGTGTTTTAGGTGCTGGTTTTATTGGGGTTACAACCGCTTATTTTTTCGCAAGAGAAGGCTACGAGGTTACAATAATTGATCGCCATAAAAATGCTGGTGAGGAATGTAGCTTTTCAAATGGCGCACAACTTTCATATTGCCACGCAGAGCCTTGGGGAAGCCTCAAAACCCTAAAGCAAGGGCTTTCTTGGCTTGGTAGAAATGATAAACCTTTGCTATTTCGTTTTCGTTTAGACCCGCAAATGTGGCAATGGATTTTACGATTTCTAACCTATTGCAACAAAAATTCTGCGATTCAGAATACTCAAAAAATTTTGGAGCTTGGTTTATTATCAAGAAAAATTCTACACGAAAATATTAAAGATTTTGATTTTAATTTTGAATATCAAAAAGGCGGAAAATTATTCATTTTTGAAAATGAAAAAGATTTTGAAACCTATCTAAAACAAGCAAGAATTCAAGAATTGATGGGTTCAAACTATCAAATTCTTAATGAGAAAGAAGCCCTTGCCTATGAACCATCTTTGCAGAATATCGCACCACAAATTAAGGGCTATATTAGAGACCCTCTTGATGAATCCGCAGATGCATATTTATTCACTTTAGGCCTTACTGAGAAACTTAAAAAAATGCCAAATGTTGAAATTTTATTTGAAAATGAAATTGAAAATGCAACGCTTGAAAACAACAAAATTACCTCAGTAAAAACCAACAAACAAAATATAAAAGCCGATAAATTTATTTTATGCTTGGGGGCTTATTCCCCAATATTTGCCAAGAAAATTGGGCTTAATTTGCCAATTTATCCAATAAAAGGTTATAGCATCACCGCCGATATTTTACAAAGTGAAAAAGCACCAATAAATAGCATCACTAATTATTTTGAAAAGATTGTTTTCTCTCGCCTTGGTAATAAATTAAGAGTGGCTGGAACAGCTGAGTTTGCTGGCTATAATCACGATATTTTTGAGCCAAGAATTGATATGCTAAAAAATTCATTAAGTAGGCATTTTCCTGATGCTTGTAATTTAGAAAATATTACTAAATGGGCTTGCTTAAGGCCTTCAACGCCTAATAGCCTGCCAATGATTGGTAAAACTAAAATAGAAAATTTATATCTAAATACTGGACACGGCACGCTCGGCTGGACACAAAATTTCGCCTCCGCACAAATGATTTATGATATTGTTAGGTATAGATAAATATAAGCTCCTTAACCTCCAATTGTCACACCGCATTTATTGAGGGGTTATTTCTAAAATAGTCACTTTCACTTCATACCCGCGGATGCGGGTATCCATTATTTTATATTATAGATTTCCGCTGGAGTTTACCCCGTGCTTGACACGGGGCGGGAATGAAAAATGCTGTAACTATTAAATTAAGCTCCTTAACCCCGCAATAAATGCGGGGTGAAACTAAAGAGAAAAAACTACAGAAATTAATTAAAATCTACCTTTGCCTAACAATACCTATTTATGATATAGCTAAAACCAATTAAACCTAATTTGTAGTCTTGATAGAATTACATGCTCATCTTGCCTATCCGCACCTGATAAACCGCCACCTTCAAATTGCGTTGTTTCATAATTTAACATTAATTTTAATTCTTTAGTTGGAAACCAATTAACACCTATAGTTTGCGAGTTTGCTGATTTTACCGAATTAGAAATATTTGAAATATTATTTGCAAAACTTGCTTCATCAAAGCTAATTCCAGAAACCCTTGCCGCCACTTGAAAAGCCCCTAAGCCTTTATCTTTCAAGCTAAATTCATTAAAAGGTAAAACCGCCTGATTGAAATTAAAATTTTCCCCTGTAAGCATATAAGATGCCGTAACACCCCAAGCGTTGTTATTAACTTGTGTTATTAAACCGGCATTATTGTTAATTTCTGATTCATTAATTGCATATTCTGAGAGCAAACCAAAATTTTTGTAATACCAATATCCTTGCGGTAAAAACCTAGTTTGAATTCCGTCAGCAAAGCAAGTTGCACAATAACTAAATATTCTTGTAAAAGATGTAGTGTTATAATTTGAAACCTGCCTTTTTCTTAGATCTCCATCTCTTTCACCCACTGAATATGAAAAACCTACACCGAGATTTTCAAAAACTTCTCCATTTCCTCGCAGAGGGAATGAAAATAATTTGAGCATAAAATCTTTTTTATCATCAAAATCGTGCTGAGGATTTGCAAAATCTCTCGCACCACCTGTAACACCAATATTATATTCCAATCTTTTATTCGCAATTAAGCCCCAAAAATATGAACCCATATCCCAACCCGGGGCAAATTGCGTAGTGTAACCCCTTTCAATTAGCATTGTGTCATTAGCTAAATTCCACCTTTCCAAACTAAGTGGCGATCTAAATTTACCAAAGCGAACATTAACTTCAGGCGTGATTGCATAATCAATAAAAGCATCAAAAAAAGTAGGGCTGTTTTGGTTTGATTCTGTCATCAAACGATAAGAAATTTTATCAAAAACACCCGTTGAAATAACCCGCAAACGACGATTAACAAATCTATTATTAACCTCATCACCATAATCATTAAAAAAACTTCTATAATCAGAATGTGTAAAGCCGAATAATCTAATATTTTTATCCTTCAGAAAATTATTATTTTCCTCTTCATAATTGGTAAATTCTTTTTGGAAATTCTTGCTGGAAGCCGCAAAAGAACTATCACTCAAAAAAATAATCACCAAAAACAGAAAAAATATTTTGTAAAATTTATCCTTCATAAAAGATTACCCTTAACAAATTATCTATTTACAACTATAAATGGAATTTGATTAAGTTTATTTTTTTGTATTGAAAAAAATATTGCGTTAAATTTTCTTTAAGTGATATATAACAAACATACCCAATTAATTTTAATATGAAAATTTCCCTCTCAAATATTACTCGTAAAACATTTTTATTAGCTTCTGTTTTTTGTTTGGTTTCTTGCCAAGCATTAAATTCTCAGCCTAACGACAATTACTCTGCAAACCCAGTTAGAATTGTTGAAGATGATAAAAATGATAATCTTATTAAAGATTCTGAAAAATCTAGAATTGTTATTCCTTCGGTTTCTGAAAAGATTGTTATTAACAAGGATACAGTTTCTCAAAAAACTATTGAAGTTTCTGAGCCTAAAATCTCAGTAACAGATGATGAAAAACTGGTTCAAGTTGAAACTCCTAAGGTTGAAGTTGTTAAGTACACAAACTTAGTTAAAAAAGAGGAAGAGCAAAAACCAGAAATTAAAATTGAACCAATTAAGGTTACTGAAACAAAAACCCTTGAAACACCGGCAATCCCAAGCTCAGATGGAATTGATACTGAGTCAGCTTCCAATGCATCTGTTGGTGAATGCTATGGAAAAGTTAGAATTGCACCAAAATTCAAAGAAGTTACTGAGCAAGTTTTAGTTGAACCTGAAAGAGTTCAAAATTCTCTAATTCCTGCAAAATACGCAACTAAAGAAGAAGAAATAGTAGTTAAAGAGGAAACTTATAAATTTGTTGAAATTCCAGCAACTTACAAAACCATTACAGAGCAAGTTGTTATTGAGCCAGAAAAAACTCAAATAATTACTATTCCAGCAAAATATACAACTATAAAAGAAAGAGTTATTGCAACTCCTGCAAGAAAAGTTTGGAAAAAAGGCAATGGGCTTATTACAAAAGTTGGTCAAGATGGTGATATTTTGTGCTTAGTTGAAGAGCCTGCAACTTATAAAGAAATTGATAAACAAATAGAGATTGAGCCAGAAAGAAAGGAAACAAGAATTATCCCCGCGGTTACTAAAACAATCACTAAACAAGTTGTTGATGCCCCTGCTAAAGTAGAAAAAATCTATGTTCCAGCAGTTAAGCAGAAAGTTCAAAGAAAAGTTTTAGTTGAGGCTGAAAAAACCATCTCAAATAAAATTCCACCAGTTTATAAAATAGTTAGAAAGCAAGTTCAAACTTCTGAGCCTAGAGTTGAGCTTAAACCAGTTATTTGCGAAAGAAACATCAATTCTGACTTAATCTACAGGTTGCAAGCAGCACTTGCTGGCAGAGGTTATGATGTTGGCGTGATTGATGGCAAATTCGGCACAAAAACCGCTGAAGCAATCTATCTATTCCAAAAATCTCTTGGTTTAGAGTCAAGCGGTATTACTTTTGACGCTATAAAAGCACTCAACATTCAAACTAACTAATTATCGTGAAGATAATTCTTAACGGAGAAGATATTGATATTTCATCAGGCTTTTCAGTTTCTGATTTAATTAATTCATTCTCACTTGATGTTAGAAAAATCGCTGTTGAGAAAAATCTTGAAATCGTCTCAAGATCAAAATTCTCTGATGAAATTTTACAAGAAAATGATATTATAGAAATTATTCATTTTATTGGCGGTGGCTGATGAGTATTTCTTTAATTAGAATTTTTGCGATATTTATAATTACTTTCCCATCTAATTTATTTGCTCAAAATTTTGTAGTTTATGACTGCCAAGAGCAAAAGAAAAAGATTGAAGAATATCTCCAAATTTTCCCAGAGTGTAATGTTGATGATGATTGCAGATATTTTGATTATGGCTATCCATGGCAAGGTGATGCCTGCAATAAAGCTATAATTAGCAAATCCCAAGAGAAGAAAAACCTAAAATATCTATCTTCTATTGAAGAATATAATAAAAATTGTATATATGATAAACCTAATGAATTAGAGAAGTTTGAAGCTTTCAATTCAGAATTGATTGAAAAAGAATGCTCAAACTTGCCAAGATTATTCTGCTTAAAAGGCGTTTGCAGAAACCAATATTACCCCTTAATTTTTGACGATGTTGATTCTCTTAGATAATTATGACAGCTTCACTTATAATCTGGTGCATTATATTGAGGAGCTTGGAAAAAAAGTTCAAGTTTTTAGAAATGATGAGAAATCTGTTGAAGAAATCTTATCACTAAAACCTAGTGGAATTGTTATTTCACCGGGACCTTGTGATCCAGATAGAGCTGGCATCAGCAAGGATTTAATAAAGCAAGCAAGCAATAATAATTTACCAGTTCTTGGGGTTTGTTTAGGGCATCAAGCAATTGGTGAAGTTTTTGGTGGCAAAGTTATTAGAGCTGAAATTCCAATGCATGGAAAAATCTCAGAAATTACTCATAATGGCAAAGGGCTTTTTGAAAACCTCCCCTCGCCTTTCAAAGCAACTCGTTATCATTCACTCATTATTGAAAAAAAATCATTTCCTAAAGATTTGCAAATCACCGCTTGGTGTGACGATATAATAATGGGCGTTCAGCATATCTCAAAGCCAGTATTCGGTGTGCAATTCCACCCAGAAA
The sequence above is a segment of the Rickettsiales bacterium genome. Coding sequences within it:
- a CDS encoding monovalent cation:proton antiporter-2 (CPA2) family protein yields the protein MQGAHFLTDIVLLLAASVGIVALFKKLNLSPVLGYLVVGGIIGPQGFKVITETEQIKHLAELGVVFLLFAIALELSLERLIAMRKHVFGFGGLQVLICGSVFSAIAYFISNDFKIAFVTGFVFALSSTPVIFQVLKERGEENTQHGRLSIATLILQDLAFIPLLIVIPMLADEKSNIVNSLALALVQGFVVMVIIVLVGKKLFGPIFRVVASLKSQELFVALMFFIVLGSALFSEKYGMSLAFGAFIAGLLIAETEFRAQVETDIKPFKGIFLGLFFITVGMKIDYSILIENIFTIFLLISSTIILKSSIITALAKLFGFRNGCAVKTGFMLSQVSEFGFVLFAIANQKGFLPDDLMQIFVVTISVSMAITPLIVNFGSGVARRVEMKNPLHYESSDISNEINDIKDHIILVGFDKIGRTTAELLKNKDIKFVALDDDPRDVHQGRKDGFQVYFGKCNILENLEKLGVERASAVVLTSDIQPEVLQIANQIKRRYPNLRIIARAKDRAMANELKNLGVDISIAESFESSLMIGSFIMHSLGINHDDIEQAINQFRLKKHPDSKIYGSSVRLKEDLSAL
- a CDS encoding D-amino acid dehydrogenase, whose protein sequence is MKICVLGAGFIGVTTAYFFAREGYEVTIIDRHKNAGEECSFSNGAQLSYCHAEPWGSLKTLKQGLSWLGRNDKPLLFRFRLDPQMWQWILRFLTYCNKNSAIQNTQKILELGLLSRKILHENIKDFDFNFEYQKGGKLFIFENEKDFETYLKQARIQELMGSNYQILNEKEALAYEPSLQNIAPQIKGYIRDPLDESADAYLFTLGLTEKLKKMPNVEILFENEIENATLENNKITSVKTNKQNIKADKFILCLGAYSPIFAKKIGLNLPIYPIKGYSITADILQSEKAPINSITNYFEKIVFSRLGNKLRVAGTAEFAGYNHDIFEPRIDMLKNSLSRHFPDACNLENITKWACLRPSTPNSLPMIGKTKIENLYLNTGHGTLGWTQNFASAQMIYDIVRYR
- a CDS encoding porin, with amino-acid sequence MKDKFYKIFFLFLVIIFLSDSSFAASSKNFQKEFTNYEEENNNFLKDKNIRLFGFTHSDYRSFFNDYGDEVNNRFVNRRLRVISTGVFDKISYRLMTESNQNSPTFFDAFIDYAITPEVNVRFGKFRSPLSLERWNLANDTMLIERGYTTQFAPGWDMGSYFWGLIANKRLEYNIGVTGGARDFANPQHDFDDKKDFMLKLFSFPLRGNGEVFENLGVGFSYSVGERDGDLRKRQVSNYNTTSFTRIFSYCATCFADGIQTRFLPQGYWYYKNFGLLSEYAINESEINNNAGLITQVNNNAWGVTASYMLTGENFNFNQAVLPFNEFSLKDKGLGAFQVAARVSGISFDEASFANNISNISNSVKSANSQTIGVNWFPTKELKLMLNYETTQFEGGGLSGADRQDEHVILSRLQIRFNWF
- a CDS encoding peptidoglycan-binding domain-containing protein, with product MKISLSNITRKTFLLASVFCLVSCQALNSQPNDNYSANPVRIVEDDKNDNLIKDSEKSRIVIPSVSEKIVINKDTVSQKTIEVSEPKISVTDDEKLVQVETPKVEVVKYTNLVKKEEEQKPEIKIEPIKVTETKTLETPAIPSSDGIDTESASNASVGECYGKVRIAPKFKEVTEQVLVEPERVQNSLIPAKYATKEEEIVVKEETYKFVEIPATYKTITEQVVIEPEKTQIITIPAKYTTIKERVIATPARKVWKKGNGLITKVGQDGDILCLVEEPATYKEIDKQIEIEPERKETRIIPAVTKTITKQVVDAPAKVEKIYVPAVKQKVQRKVLVEAEKTISNKIPPVYKIVRKQVQTSEPRVELKPVICERNINSDLIYRLQAALAGRGYDVGVIDGKFGTKTAEAIYLFQKSLGLESSGITFDAIKALNIQTN
- the thiS gene encoding sulfur carrier protein ThiS, coding for MKIILNGEDIDISSGFSVSDLINSFSLDVRKIAVEKNLEIVSRSKFSDEILQENDIIEIIHFIGGG
- a CDS encoding aminodeoxychorismate/anthranilate synthase component II; protein product: MLILLDNYDSFTYNLVHYIEELGKKVQVFRNDEKSVEEILSLKPSGIVISPGPCDPDRAGISKDLIKQASNNNLPVLGVCLGHQAIGEVFGGKVIRAEIPMHGKISEITHNGKGLFENLPSPFKATRYHSLIIEKKSFPKDLQITAWCDDIIMGVQHISKPVFGVQFHPESIASEFGHDIIKNFLKNW